ACCGTGTTTTTTGAAAGCCCGTTTTAAATAAGGTTTCCATATTTTATCTCGTAATCCAAAAAATGCTTTTCGACCTCTTTGTGGAGCCCATTGAGGGGGGAAACCTTGAGCATTTTGATAGAGGTCTTTCTGGTTCAGGATCAAATCCTTGGCTTTTTTAAAGCCCTTTGATTTGGGCAACAGGGGGAGATCAAGACAAATATCCTCAGGAAAACCCTCTGCAGTAGGAAACAGAGTGACAAACCGGGCTTCATTACCCAGCTTTCGATGGGCATCAACAAAGAGCTGTAAGGTTCCAGATGTGTTTTCTGTCCGTAGATACAGGATTTTCAGCGGGCGTCCCATGCATTCCTCATTAAAATGTGTAAATATAATCTGTAAGTAAATAAGCTGAGCGGCTGATTTGAATCAATTAGACCGCCAAGTCGGTTTTCAAGCCAACGGGAAAACCCAACACGTGAAAACAGGGTCCATAGAATCGGTTTCTTCAATATCATCGGTGTAAGCTCGGGATGTTTATTTAGCAGATTTGGGAGCCCGACCTGACCATATTCTCTTAATCGATTTTGAATGCGTTTATGTTCCTCAAGCTTGACCCTTTGTAGTACAATATCATTAATCAATACTCGTCGCTTATAGCCAGCTTGATCCAGGCGATAGATCAGATCCAACTCGTGACCCCCGTAATGCTGCATTGATTCATCAAACCCTCCTACCGCTCTCACGGTCTCAGCTTTTACCACTGCTGCGGCAAATTGGCAGTTGGTAATAGCCAGGTTTGTTGAAGACGGATCGATCCGTTCGGCGTGAGCGCCAAGAAAACGCTGAAATTGGGTGGCTTTGATATTCTGCTCGAGGACAATCAGGTGTTGGGCAAAATCGAATTTGACCTTTTTGGTGAACCCTGTTATCTGCTGGATATAATCGTCTGGTATGGAAAGAAAGACTGAGAGGAAAATGATGTATTCACCCTTGGCTTTGTCTATTCCTCGGTTCCTGGATATTGCGACACCCCGGTTTTCGCTGTTTCTTAGAATTCGCCAATGGGATTGCGGATCAACCCCCAGGCTCAGGGGCTGGCTGGAGCCATCATCCACCACGATAAGTTCCCAGTTTCCATCCCAGGAATTTTTGGAGAACTGGTCAAGAATCCTATCCAGATTCTCCTGATCGTTTAAGACCGGTAGGATGATTGAGAATGTAAGTCCGGTGTTCATTCTGTTGATAGGGTCCTTGCTAAAATTCAGTTTACCAAAATTACGGCTTGATATTCCACACAAATGATTCAGTCGAATTGTCCTGTTGAAATTAAAGCCAATCTTTGCCTGGGGAAGCACTATGTCGGCCAGCCCACCGTAAATGCACCCTTAAAAACCCTACCACCTTCTTTTTGTTCCGAATAGATTGAGGTCGTGAATCCAAATTCTGACCAAGCGATCTCTTTAAGGAAATTTCCTTACCCCTATAAAGCCATGTTCGCTATCAGCAGCGATGTGGATCATGCTGTTTCGCTCCCGGGCTATCTGGAGTTTATGAAATACTTAAACACTGAGCTGGAGACCTGCTATGGCAGGGGGTTGGGATTGGAGATCTCCAACAGTTTCTGGTTCTTTAATGCAGAAGACCAGGAGCAGATCAGTTATTTCAAAGGAACCTCCACCAGCGAGACCGATTTTGCCCCGATCTGTCGTGAACTCTGGGCTTCCGGCCATCTCGATACACTGCACTCCTATGGAAACTTTAACACCGGTGGGTTTGAACGGTCCTTTGCAGAAAAAGCCCTGGAAGAGCTTGATCGTCACGGGGTGAGGCTCCCAGTCTGGGTCAATCATGGAAATGACAGGAATCATCAAAAACTGGGGAATTATCCGGCTTTTCACGGGGCCAATCCAACCGAAAAAGCCTACCATTTCGACCTGCTAAAAGAGCATGGGACGCGCTATTTCTGGGCAGGACGAACAACTCATGTCTGTGGTCAAGATGCTGCTTTCACACGAGGCAATCGTTTGCAACAACTTGCTCAAAACCTCCTTTTGCAAACAAAGTATCGTAATCTTGACCGTCCCTTACCAAGTATGGACAATAAACTTTTGATCAATACGCAGCTTGAGGATGGAAATCAATTCAAAGAGTTTCAGCGCTTTATTTCCCGGTTTGGTGAAGTAAAAAATACGGATATTGATGATCTGGCTCTTCAGCTTACGCGAGCTAATTTAGCTTCGTTAGTAAACAGCGCCGGTTTTATGCTACTCTATACTCATATGAATGAAAATCTTCCTGAAGGCCGACCCCTGCCTGCCGCCGTTGAGCGGGGCTTCCAAATCCTGGCAGATTTCAGCCAAAAAAGAGATCTGTTAGTAACGACTTCGGCTCGTTTGCTTCAATATGCCGATCTAACTGAAAAGCTTACTCTGGAGATTCGCCAAAAGTCAGGGTTAACTTCGGTTCATATTTTACCGGGTAATAATTATTCCTTTGATAGAGAGGCATTACAAGGCTTGACTGTTTACTGTTCCGAACCAGCCAGAACGGTTCTTTATTATCATGACCAGCTGCTTGCCGTGGAGATCAACCCGCCGGATCAAACGGGAGCGGGGTCCATTTCTGTTCCCTGGAAGAAATTGGTTTTCCCGCTTTAAA
This sequence is a window from Candidatus Neomarinimicrobiota bacterium. Protein-coding genes within it:
- a CDS encoding glycosyltransferase family 2 protein, whose product is MNTGLTFSIILPVLNDQENLDRILDQFSKNSWDGNWELIVVDDGSSQPLSLGVDPQSHWRILRNSENRGVAISRNRGIDKAKGEYIIFLSVFLSIPDDYIQQITGFTKKVKFDFAQHLIVLEQNIKATQFQRFLGAHAERIDPSSTNLAITNCQFAAAVVKAETVRAVGGFDESMQHYGGHELDLIYRLDQAGYKRRVLINDIVLQRVKLEEHKRIQNRLREYGQVGLPNLLNKHPELTPMILKKPILWTLFSRVGFSRWLENRLGGLIDSNQPLSLFTYRLYLHILMRNAWDAR